The Camelina sativa cultivar DH55 chromosome 18, Cs, whole genome shotgun sequence DNA window TTCCCGGAAAAGCTCAAAACGTTCCCGGACTTGCTCCTCCTCCGCCGCTAACACCACCGTTGTGGGAAGCCGGAACTTTCCGTTACAAGCGACGCCTGTTCTTTTCCCTCAGTCGTCTACCAACGGCGGTTGCACCGCGGCGAAAGGAAGTGCGTCGTCGCTCTACGGCGGTTTCACCTCTTTGATCCACTACAACGGCGCTGTAAGCAGAAATGGGCCTGATGGTGGCTTTAACGGGCCAGACGGGTTCAGTCTTGGGCTTGGTCACGGGCCGTATTTCGATGACGTCAGATTTGGGCAAGGAATAACGGTCTGGCCGTTTTCAACTGGCGCTACTGATGCtgcaacaactacaagccaCGTTGCTCAAATACCCGCCACGTGGCAGTTCGAAGGTCCAGAGAGCAAAGTCGGGTTCGCGTCCGGAGACTACTTAGCGTGAACATCTTCTCTACTACCTTAGTCGAAGGGTttccatctctcttcttcttcttcttcttcttttggcttCTCTACCCTAACTTTGATTAGTGCTACCTTAGTAGCATTTAATTAGTGCTCCCTAGTAGTGTATCTGGTTCTTATTTAGTTAGGTTACGTGTGAACGAAACTACAAATTCAGAGTaacgtttgtttgtttttggctcTAATTAATGTCAGTTCCAACTCTGGGAATCTCGGAAAACAGAACAGtccaatttttataaaatgctA harbors:
- the LOC104762868 gene encoding dof zinc finger protein DOF5.8-like; translation: MPSEFSESRRISKIPHGGATVATPVDQQEQLPCPRCDSTNTKFCYYNNYNFSQPRHFCKSCRRYWTRGGTLRDIPVGGVSRKSSKRSRTCSSSAANTTVVGSRNFPLQATPVLFPQSSTNGGCTAAKGSASSLYGGFTSLIHYNGAVSRNGPDGGFNGPDGFSLGLGHGPYFDDVRFGQGITVWPFSTGATDAATTTSHVAQIPATWQFEGPESKVGFASGDYLA